CCGCCGTCTCCGGCGGCTCGTAGCCAAGCTCAGGCGAGCGGGAGTAGGCATGCTCCAGCTCGGGCTTGGTCTGGCGCGGCAATGCATGAAGCGTGGACATGGCGTGCACCGTGTGAATGAAGTGGTGTGACGGCGTTGCGGCTTATTGTGCGGCGGTGCTGCTGCCCAGCCCCGCCGTGCGCGGGTGCCGGGCCACAAACGCGGCCACCTGGGCGCTGGCCGTGCGCAGGGCCTGCACCAGGCGGGCATCGCCCGCCAGCTCGCCCCACAGCACCTTGTCGGCAGCAAACGCGGCCACGGGGTCAGCGGCCTCGCAGATGGCATGAGCTGCAGCCGGGTCCATGGCTTGGTCCTGGTAGGTGTAGGGGATGCGCCCGGCGTGCCAGCGCTGCAGGTAAGCCAGGAACAGCGCAGGCAGCACGGCCACCGCAGCAATGCCCTCGCCGCGTGCCAGGCGCTCGCGGATGGTGGGCGCGATGAAGCCAGGGATCTTGCTGTAGCCGTCCATGGCCACGCGCTGGTTGGTGTCCTCAATGGCGGGGTTGCCAAAGCGCTCCAGCACCACGTCTCGGTAAACGGCCAGATCAATGGGGCTGGGTTGCAGCACGGGGATGGTGTCTTGCGTCACGTAGTCAAACGCCAGCTGGTGGATGGCGGCGTCGTGCGTGCCTTCGTGGATGAAGCGGTAGCCCACCAAGGTGCCCGCCCAGGCAATGCAGCTGTGCGTGGCGTTGAGCAGGCGGATCTTGGCCTCTTCGTATGGCGCGACAGATTCGACCAGCTCCACGCCCACTCGCTCCCATGCGGGGCGGCCATTGGCAAAGCGGTCTTCAATGACCCACTGGATAAAGCTCTCGCCCATCAGCGCCGCAGGGTCGGTGCGGCCGGTGGCGGCCTGCACGCGCTGCACCACCTCGGCCGTGGGGCGGGGGGTGATGCGGTCCACCATGGCGTTGGGGCTGGTGGTGTGGGCTTCGATCCAGGCGACCAGATCGGCATCGCCCAGCGCCTGCACAAACTGCAGCAGGCCGCTGCGCGAGCGGTCGCCGTTGTGGCGCAGGTTGTCGCAGTTCAGCAGCGTCACGGCCCCTGCCCCGGCCTGCCTGCGCGCGCGCAGCAAGGTGGTGAGGGCGCCGTAGATGGTGCTTCCCGCGCGGCTTTCGCGCAGGGCTTGCAGGTCGGCCTGCAGATCGGGTGCGCTGGCCCAGTCGAGCTGGTGGCGGCTGTCGAGGTAGTAGCCCGCCTCGGTCACAGTGAAGGAAATGATGCGCGTACCGGGCTGCGCGGCAATGGCAATGAGCCCCGCCAGATCGGGCGTGTAGGGCACCACGGTGCGGATGGATTCCACGCGGGTGTAGCTGCGCTCGCCCTGGGCAGTCACCGTCTCCAGTGTGTAGGCGCCGCCCTGGGCTTGCAGGGCGGCAATGGTGTCTTGCATGTCAGGGCGCAGGTTGCCACCGGCCAGCACCCAGCGGGTGTCGCCCAGCTGGTGCAACTGGTGCAGGTACAGCGCCTGGTGCGCGCGGTGGAAGGAGCCCAGCCCGAGGTGCAGGATGGTGAGCGTGTCTTGTGCGGTGGTCATGGAATGCGTCTCAAAAATCAAATCGACGAGAAATCAGCGGGCCATCAATGCGCAATCAACGCGCGTTGGCATGGGCCGGGGCCAGCACCACGAGGCCCGCGTTGTCAAACCAGTGGGCCTGCTCGGTGGCGGCGTTGAGCGCGACCGCATCGCCCGGCAGCAGCAGCGTGCGCTCGTTCAGGCGGGCCACCAGCTGCGCCCCTTCGGCGGTGCGCACATACAGAAGCGTTTCGGCCCCCAGGGCTTCCACCAGCTCCACCTGGCCGTTGATGGCGCCCTGCCCTTTGGGCTGCACCGTCACGGCCTCGGGCCGCAGGCCGATGGAGCCCCCCGCAGCCTTGGCTGGCGCGAGTTGCTGCACCGCTACCGGCAGCTGCGCCAGGGGCACCACGTTCATCT
This Acidovorax sp. 106 DNA region includes the following protein-coding sequences:
- the dalD gene encoding D-arabinitol 4-dehydrogenase, which encodes MTTAQDTLTILHLGLGSFHRAHQALYLHQLHQLGDTRWVLAGGNLRPDMQDTIAALQAQGGAYTLETVTAQGERSYTRVESIRTVVPYTPDLAGLIAIAAQPGTRIISFTVTEAGYYLDSRHQLDWASAPDLQADLQALRESRAGSTIYGALTTLLRARRQAGAGAVTLLNCDNLRHNGDRSRSGLLQFVQALGDADLVAWIEAHTTSPNAMVDRITPRPTAEVVQRVQAATGRTDPAALMGESFIQWVIEDRFANGRPAWERVGVELVESVAPYEEAKIRLLNATHSCIAWAGTLVGYRFIHEGTHDAAIHQLAFDYVTQDTIPVLQPSPIDLAVYRDVVLERFGNPAIEDTNQRVAMDGYSKIPGFIAPTIRERLARGEGIAAVAVLPALFLAYLQRWHAGRIPYTYQDQAMDPAAAHAICEAADPVAAFAADKVLWGELAGDARLVQALRTASAQVAAFVARHPRTAGLGSSTAAQ